Genomic segment of candidate division TA06 bacterium:
TCCCCAATTACAGATTGATGAAGCTTGTCCCAACGGCCCCGAGATCAGCGGCCTGGTCAAGCTGGCCATAAAAAAAAGGCAAGAAGAAAACTTTGTCCCGGCCGAAGAATTGGACGCATTTTACATCCGGCCCTCCGATGCCGTAGTCAAGTCACATGTCTGAAAAGAAATTAGAATTCGAAAGAATGACCGAAGGCCGTCTGTCCGAAGTTTTGGCCATAGAGCAGGCCAGCTTTTCCGATCCCTGGAGCGAGGTCATGTTCCGGCAGGAGTTGGAGGAAGATTCTGGCAAGTACTCCCTAGCGCTTACCCTGGACTCTCAGACAATTGGCTACGGCATCGGCTGGATAGTACTGGACGAGTTTCATCTGGGCAACCTGGCGGTCAGCCCAGGCTTGAAAGGGCGGGGGTACGGAAGCATGATCTTGGAACGGATGATTGAAGACGTCAAGAAAAAAGGCTGCCGGACCGTTACTCTGGAGGTCAGGGCCTCAAACAAGACGGCTATAAACCTTTATCACAAATTCAATTTCAAAGAAATGGCCGTCCGTAAAAAGTACTATCAGGATGAAGACGCCCTGGTGCTGCTGGCCCGGCTGGATGAGGACCAGGCATGCTGAAACAGGGAGAGATCCTTGAACTCGGATTGGACAGCCTGGCCTGCGGCGGGGATGCGGTGGGACGGCACCTGGGACAAACGGTATTCGTACCTTACGGACTGCCCGGCGACAAAGCGCGGGTCAAAGTATTTGACGCCCACCAGAAATACTGCCGGGCTTCGATAATATCCATTGTTAGTCCCGGGGAACAGCGGATCAAGCCGGCCTGCCCGCACTTTGGGGACTGCGGAAGCTGCCAGTGGCAGATGCTGGATCACCCCCATCAGCTGGAGCATAAAAAAACGGTACTGGAACAGACCCTGGCCCGGATCGGCGGGATCAAGAATGCCGGAATCAAAGTCCTGGCCGAAGGTTCCCCCTGGCATTACCGCAACAAGGCCCAGTATCCGGTGGCCCAGTCCAAAGAAAAATTGATTATAGGCTATTACCGCCAGGGCAGTCACCAGGTGG
This window contains:
- the rimI gene encoding ribosomal protein S18-alanine N-acetyltransferase; protein product: MSEKKLEFERMTEGRLSEVLAIEQASFSDPWSEVMFRQELEEDSGKYSLALTLDSQTIGYGIGWIVLDEFHLGNLAVSPGLKGRGYGSMILERMIEDVKKKGCRTVTLEVRASNKTAINLYHKFNFKEMAVRKKYYQDEDALVLLARLDEDQAC